Genomic window (Marinobacter szutsaonensis):
GTGATTGCTTCTACGCCGCCGTGGAAATGCGAGACGACCCCAACCTACGGGATGTTCCCCTGGCCGTGGGTGGCGAGGGTGGTCGGGGCGTGGTAACTACCTGTAATTACCGGGCCCGCGCCTTCGGCGTCCGTTCCGCCATGCCCGGCAGCGAAGCCCGGCGCCTGTGCCCAGGCCTGGTGACAGTGCCCCCGGACATGGGCAAGTACCGGGCGGTCTCCCGCCAGGTGATGGATATCCTGCGGGAGCTGACCGATCTGGTGGAACCCCTGTCCCTGGATGAGGCCTTCCTGGATGTCTCGGATGTTGCCGACCACAAGGGCAGCGGTACTCTCATGGCCCGTTATCTCAGGGAGCGTATCAACCGGGAAGTGGGCATTACGGTTTCCGCCGGGGTGGCGCCCAACAAGTTCCTCGCCAAGATTGCCAGCGACTGGGAGAAACCCGACGGCCTTTTTGTCATCACCCCGGACCGGGTGCAGGAGTTTGTCCGTGACCTTCCGGTGGAAAAGCTGTTCGGGGTGGGGCAGGTGACCGCCGCCAAGCTCCATGCCCTTGGTGTGAAGACCTGCGGTGACATGCAGGCGCTGGGAGCGGATGTCCTGCTGGACCGGTTTGGCAAACAGGGCTATCGCCTGCATGAGATGGCCCATGGCCGGGACGATCGGCCGGTGGTGGTGTCCCGCATCGCCAAGTCGGTGAGTGTCGAGCGCACCTTTTCCCACGATTTGCCGGACAAGAGCGCTTGCGAGTCGGTCATGCCCGCCCTGGTGGCAGATCTCAACCTCCGGCTTGGCCGTAAAGGGCGCAGTAAGCCAATCCACAAGTTGTTTATCAAGATCCGTTACAGTGATTTCTCCACCCACACCCTGGAGAGAGTTCGGGAGCACGTGGCCGAGCCCGAGGTGGTTGATTATCAGCCCCTGCTGGATGAACTGGTCACGAATACTGAGCGCCCGGTCCGTTTGCTCGGGGTGGGGGTGCGGTTCCGCAATGATGACGCGCCGGTCACCCAGTTGAGGTTGTTCGACTGATCAGCTGGCGATCACCGCCATGGCCGCCCCCAATAACTGGTGGACCGACAGATACCCGATAGTGCCCCCGATCAGCGCCCCGGCAATCACGTCGGTCGGATAATGCAGGCCCAGAATCACCCGCGAGGCGGCAACGCTCAGGGTGAAGGGCAGGATGTACAGCGCCAGCCCGGGCAGGGCGACCATCAGCATGACCTGGAAGCAGACGGCGTGGAGGGTGTGGCCGGAGGGAAAGCTGTAGCGGTCCAGGGGCGGTGTGCCGCAGTTGATGGACGGGAAGGATATGAACGGCCGCTCCCGGATCAGCCACCGTTTCAGCAGCTTGTAGGTGACTGTGCAGGTCAGGCCCGTTATGGCCATCAGCAGGGCCAGGCCGGGCCCGGCAGCCGGTTCGATCAGTGGCAGTGACAGGATCAGCGCATACCAGAACCAGCCATCGCCCAGCCGGCTGACCGTGCGGAAGTAACCCAGCACCGGCCGGAACCGGACCGATCGGTTAATGGCCTGGCACAGCAGGTACTCCCGCTGGTCTGCCCGCTCAAAGAATCGAGATGCTTTGCTTGTTGAGGGCATGGTACCCCGCCTTGTTATCCGGGTTCAGGACCAGCTGTTCGAACTGTTCGATCTGGGCTGACCAGTTGAGTTCCAGTGCATCGAGTCGGGCCTGGTTACGCAGGCGACCAAGCAGTGTCGGCTGGTCGGCCAGTCTCAGGGCGCCGTCGACAAAGCCCTCGTCATCCTCAAGGGGGACTTTCATCCCGTTCTCTTCATTCCGGATGTGTTCGCTGGCTGCACCATCGTCAAACGCCACCACCGCCAGGCCGCTGGCCATGGCTTCCAGTACGACGTTGCCGAAAGTGTCGGTTTTGCTCGGGAACAGGAACAGATCCCCGGATGCGTAAAATTTCGCCAGCTCCTCTCCCCGACGGATGCCGCAGAACAGGTATTCGGGATGGCGCTCGCTCAGTTCCCGGCGCAGGGGGCCGTCGCCAACAAGGATGAATCGCGAGTTGGGATGCAGGCCCCGGATCCTTTCGTAGCAGGCCACCGCCAGACGGAGGTTTTTCTCCGGGGCCAGGCGACCGACATAGATGACCGCCCGGTCGTTCGGCGCGAGCCCCCATTGCCTGCGAAGCTCGTTATCCCGCTTGTGGGGGGAGAACCGGTTGCAGTCTATGCCCCGGCTCCACAGGCCGGTGGCAGGGATCCCCATGGCACGGGTTACCTGCTGCATCCTGCGGGTGGGCACGAGGGTTACGTCCGTGCGGTTGTGGAACCAGCGGCCGTAGGCGCAAAGCACCCGTTCCAGGGCTCCGATGCCGTAGTAGCGGCTGTACTGGTGGAAGTTGGTGTGAAAACCGGAGCTGACCGGGATACCGATCCGTTTTGCCGCGCTCACCGCCGCTACGCCCAGCGGCCCCTGGGTAGCAACATAGACCGCATCCGGACGCTCTTCCCGCCACAGGCGGGCCAGGCGACGGACGCTGGTAATGCCGAAGCGGAGGTCGGCATAGCCGGGCAATGGCAGGCCCGGAACCACAAGCTCCTCGTTGAACAGGGCGTCACCAGCACTGGCCACGGAGCCGGTCAGTTCGTGACGCTGCCGGGGCCGGACCACAGTTACCCGGTGGCCTCGCTGCATCAGCCCCTGGCACAGGTGTCGCAACGTATTGGCCACGCCATTGATTTCCGGCGGAAAAGTCTCGGAAACAATGGTAATGTGTTGCTGGCGCCGGTTGGGCTGGGTGGTCTGGGTCACGGTGTTTCCTGTGGTTCCGCTTACATGCCTTCACTATGGGAAGCGCACATGACAGTTATGCGACACTCCCGTGACATTCCTTTTACCCGTGCAATGAACTGAAGCGGAGACGATATGCAGACGCGAAAGTTAGGTAATACCGACATTGATGTGAGCCTGATCTGCCTGGGCACCATGACCTGGGGCGAGCAGAACACCGAGCAGGAAGCCTTCGAACAGCTGGACTATGCGACGGGTGAGGGCATCAACTTCATCGACGCCGCGGAAATGTACCCGGTGCCGCCCAAACCGGACACCCAGGGGCGGACAGAAACCTATCTGGGTAACTGGCTGGCCCGGCGCGGTCGCCGGGACGACCTGGTGATTGCCTCCAAGGTGGCAGGGCCGGGCAATGGCCTGAGCTATCTGCGCAACGGCCCGCGGCTGACCCGGGACCATATCCGTCAGGCCTGCGAGGACAGCCTCAAGCGTCTGCAGACGGATTACATCGATCTGTACCAGGTGCACTGGCCGGACCGGAACGCCAACTTCTTCGGCAAACTGGGTTATGTACACAAGCCGGATGAAGACGCCACGCCGATCGAGGAAACCCTGTCGGCGCTGGACGAACTGGTCCGGGAAGGAAAGGTGCGTCATATCGGTCTGTCCAACGAGACGCCCTGGGGGACCTCCGAGTACCTGCGTCTATCCCGGGAAAAAGGCTGGCCCCGGGTGGTCAGTATCCAGAATCCCTATAACCTGCTCAATCGCTCATTCGAGCTGGGGCTGGCGGAGTTTGCCCATCGTGAGCAGACCGGTCTGCTGGCCTATTCGCCCCTGGCCTTTGGCATGCTGTCGGGCAAGTATCTCGGCGGCAAGTGGCCGGAGAAGGGGAGACTTACCCTCTATGAACGCTTCAGCCGGTACACCTCGGACCGTGGCATGGATGCAACCCGCGCCTATGCCGAACTGGCCGGGCAGCATGGCCTGACGCCGACCCAGCTGGCCCTCGCCTACGTGAACAGCCGGAGCTTCGTTACCAGCAACATCATCGGCGCGACCACGATGGATCAGCTCCGGGAGAACATCGGCTCTGCCAATATCACGCTGGGTGAGCCGGTGCTGGAGGCCATTGAGGAGATCCACCGGGAGTTTACCTATCCCTGTCCCTGATTCTCCGGGTCAGCAAACGTCAGTTTTGGGCCTGGCTGAGGCCGGGTCCGAAGCTGCTGTTACGTTCTGAAAAATTGGGGATTATTTTTTGACAAAAAAGTGGCTAAAAATTGACAAAAAGTCGGCGTGATTGTGTGCAAAGTCACATCTTTTCCGGGATCATTCATTAGACTTTAGCCTAGGTCATCGAGCATTCTCCATCCCGGTTTACAGGTCTTTGTCAGTGTCATGATTATTCGTATTTTTGTCGCCCTGCTTGTCCTCAATCTCGTCGCTTTTGTGGTCCGCGCCGATGCAGCCGAGCGTCCGTTTGGTGAGGAACCGGAACCGGTGAATACCGTGCAGGAGATCTACCAGATCCAGGAGCGTACGGTGGGGAACTTCGAGGAGGACAGCTCCGAGGCTTTCACCGAAATCGGCTCGCGCCTGCTCAGCCTGACCTTTACCCGGTCCCGGTCCGATGGCAAGCAATACGCGTCTGATCCTGCTCAGGCGGACCACGGTATTGCCCTGCTCAATGAGGGCGCCTGTCTCAACCTGAAGTGGAACTTCTGAATCTGAACCCCCCCTGAATTCCCGCTTGCCCTGTTTTACCTCCCCCTGTCTTCCCACCTTTCCAATACCAACCAGTCTGGATACTGATCTGGCGCATTGTCTGCGCGGCCCTCCCGTGTGATTATCTGTCCATAACCCTGTTGTGGTCCGGAGAACAAGAAGGAGCTTGGTGATGTCGGAAAGCAGTCAACGCCTGCAAGACGTGAATGCCTGCGTGGATGAGGTGATTCGCCGGGTCGGCAAGGAGATTACCCTCGGGCTACCCCTCGGGCTGGGCAAGCCGATTCGCTTCGTAAACGCCTTATATGAGCGGGCAAAACAGGACCCGGATATCCAGTTGCACATTTTCACCGCGCTGTCCCTGCTGGCGCCGCGGGGGAGCTCTTCCCTGGAGCAGCGGTTCATGGGCCCCTTCGCTGAGCGCCTTTACGGGCGAATTCCGGATCTTGCCTTTGCCCGGGATGTCTCGCGCAACTGCCTGCCCGCCAATGTCACCGTCTCCGAATTCTATTTCAAGGCCGGCGCCCAACTGAATAATCAGGCCCAGCAACGGAATTACGTCTGTACCAATTACACCCATGCCATCCGGGATCTGATGGCCCTCGGTGTGAACGTACTGGGACAGATGGTGTCGCCGGGCGACAACCACGGTGCGCCGGGCAAGGTGAGCCTGAGCTGCAATCCGGATCTGACTCTGGATCTCATTCCCCTCATGCGGGAACGGGAATCCGCCGGCATGCCGGTGGCGCTGGTGGCCGAACTGAACGCCAATCTGCCTTTCATGGGGCATCACGCGGCCATTGATGAGAACAGTTTCGACGTGGTTCTGGATCAGCCCTCGACCGACTATCCCCTGTTCTCGGCGCCACAGATGGCGATCGGTCCGGAAGATCACATGATCGGATTCTACGCCAGTTGCCTGCTGAAGGATGGCGGAACCCTGCAGGTGGGGATCGGCTCACTGGGAGCCGCGTTTGTCTACAGTGCCATTCTGCGCCACAAGCATAACGATGACTGGCGAGCCCTCTTCGACCACCTCAGGGTCGGCGACGAGTTTCCGGTGGTGAATGAGTATGGCGGCACCGGCCGCTTCGACGAGGGCATCTACGGCTGCAGTGAGATGATGGTGGATGGCTTCCTGTACCTTTTGGAGGCCGGCATCCTGTCCCGCCAGGTGTTTGATCATGCAGGCCTGCAGGAACTGATCAACCGGGGCGATATCGATACCACGCCGAGCCTGGCCATGCTGGATACTCTGAGAGAGGCGGAGCTGATTGACTCTCCGCTCAGGGCCAGGGATGTGAACTGGTTGGTCCGCTGGGGAATTTTCGCGCCGGCGGTCGAGTTCAAAGGCGGACGCCTGCTCACTTCCGGGCAATCCGTGGACGGGGACCTGGACAATCCCGATGTCCGCAGCATGATCGAGTCGCAGATGTTGGGTGATAGTCTGAAAGGCGGGATCAGCATGCATGGCGGCTTTTACGTCGGTCCCGAAAGCTTCTATCAATCCTTGCGCGATATGCCGGAGCATCAGCGCGACCGAATCTGCATGACCAGCGTGAATTACATCAACCATCTCTACGATCACCCGTTCGGCAGGCAGCGGCTGAAGGCGGCGCAGCGTCGGCATGGCCGGTTTGTGAACTCGGCCATGATGTACACACTCAGCGGCGCGGCGGTGTCTGACGGCCTGGATGATGGTCGTGTGGTCAGTGGCGTTGGTGGCCAGTACAATTTTGTCGCCATGGCCCATGAACTGCCCGGTGCGCGTTCCATCCTGACCATGCGGGCAACCCGAACCTCGAAAGGCAAAACCGTTTCTAATATTGTCTTCAACTACGCCCACTGCACCATACCCCGCCACCTGCGGGACATCGTGGTGACCGAGTACGGCATAGCCGATCTCCGGGGCCAGCCCGACGAGCAGGTGTACCTGCGTCTGATCCGCATCGCCGACTCCAGGTTCCAGCAGGAGCTGCTCAAACAGGCTCAGAAGGCGCGCAAGGTGGATCCCTCTTTCCGTCTGCCAGCCTCCTGGTGTAACAACACGCCGCAGGCCATACGGGCGGCGCTGGCGGCAGCGGGCAACGGCGACCGGTTCTCCGCCTTCCCGTTTGGCCGGGATTTCACGGATGAGGAATTGACGTTAGGGAAAGCCCTTAAAGGGCTCAAGGCCGCAACGGCCACCCGCCGTGGTAAACTGTCGACCCTTTGGCAGGCTGCCCGTGCCAGTGATGAGGAGGGGCGTTACCAGCCCCTGCTGGAACGAATGGGATTGCGAAATCCCCGTGGCCTGCGGGAAAAGCTGGATCAGCGACTGGTCATTCACGGCCTGCAGCAGCTTGAAACACCACCGGATACAGGAAACTCGGAAACCTGATGCAAGAACCCGATACCAAGCCCGATGTCTTTACCGTTCACTATGTCCTGAAAAACAAGGCCGGAGAACTGGTTGATACCTCCGAGGGCAGCGAGCCCCTGCATTTTGTCTATGGCAGCCCCGAGATCATCAAGGGCATTCAGGAAGCTGTGAAGGACCGGAATGTGGGGGATTGTCTGGAGGTTACCATTCCACCGTCCATGGCCTACGGCGAGCATCGGGAAGAGCTGGTGCGCAAGGTGCCACGCTCGCTGTTCGAAGGCGTGGAAAACCTCCAGGTGGGCATGAAGTTCCAGACCAATACCGGGGATGAGGCCCAGGTGGTGCAGGTAGTCGGTATCGACGGAAACCTGGTGAAAGTGGATGCCAATCATCCCCTGGCCGGCTTCACCCTGTATTTCGATCTGGAAATCGTCGGCCGCCGCGAGGCTACCGAAGACGAGATAGCCCAGGGACGACCCCTGTTCTGATTGGCGCCACAGCCCGGTCCGCTTCACCGGCCTGCAATCGGTGCAGGCCGTCCAGAACCGTCTCCTGAAGCTGGCGGGCCAGTTCCGATGACTTGAGGGCGTCAGTCGTTGCAACTGGCTCATGGAACAGCACATCGACCCGGGATGCGGGGTTTTTCAGCAACCGGATCAGGTGGCTGTGGAAGGCATCGTCACCGATGAACGGAGCCACATGGTCGGGTCGACCTTCCCGCCGATAGCAGATGGTCGCCGGCTGGATGGTGACGTTGGCCTCCCGGGCGGCGCTCAGTAACAGGCCGTGAAACGGAAGTACGGTCAGACCGGCACTGGTAGTACCCTCCGGGAAGATCAGCACCGATTCCCCGGATGCCAGGGTAGACCGGATGGCGGATTTTACCTGTCGTGCCTGCCCGCCTCCACGCTTGATGAACAGGGTGCCGGCCTGCCTGGCCAGCCAGCCGATCAGGGGCCATTCCGCCACCTCGGCCTTGGACAGGAACCGGACCGGCGCCAGCCCGCCCAGGATGGGAATATCGCACCAGCTAATGTGGTTGCTGACCACCAGGGAATTGGCCTGCGGTGTCGGTCCATGCCATCGTATGTCGAGACCAAGGCAACGGCCGGCACCCCGGAAACAGCGGCCCGCCCAGGGCGTTCGGTCCAGTTTTTTCCCGGTCATGACATCTCCGACCCTGAGAGCCAGGGCGAGGACGGTGATGGCCGCCAGAAACAGGGTAAAGACACCCAGGCGAATGGCCAGTCGCAGTGAGCCGATCATCGGGTTGACCTGGCCGGGCTCACGACGCCCGGCCCATGAAATGGCGGCTGTACCGGGCGGCCAGATTGTCCACTTCCAGCAGTACCAGCAAATCAGCACACCGGAATTCCGGATCCCAGCAAGGCGCACCGCACACCCTCGCGCCCAGTCGCATGTAGGCGCGGATCAGTGGTGGAACATCGACCGGGCGGTCGGTGGCCGGGGCGTTCGTCAGGTGCGGCAATTCCCGTAGCGGGGTGACCCGGAACGACTCGTCGGCCAGGTAAGTGGCCTGCAGGTGATTGGCAATCCGCCAGGCCTTGTGGCCGCCGTCGGACATGCCGATGCTGGCGCAACCAATCAGGTAGTCGATACCGTGTTTGATCAGGTATTCCGCCAGGGTGGCCCAGAGCAGGCTGATGGTGGCACCGTTACGGTAGTCGGGGTGGACGCAGGTACGTCCCAGTTCAGCCACGCTTCCGGACAGCGAGGCCAGGGCGGAGAGATCGAATTCCCCCGCTGAATAGAACTCGCTGACCTCCCTGATCCGGCTTTGAGGCAGTACCCGGGTGGTGGCAATCAGGTTGCCGGTCCGGCTGTCGGTCACGATCAGATGATCGCAGAGTGTGTCGTAGGCGTCGGCGTCAATGCCGGGTGTGGTGGCGCCGAGGTCACTGCCGTATTCTGCGGAGAAAACCTCGTAGCGAAGGCGCTGGGCCTGCTCGATGGTGGCCGGGTCACGGGTGATGTCGGTACGGAGCTGTCGTGAGCTTTGCCTGGCTTTCGCGGTTTGTGCGGTCATGGCTTGGTCTCTTTGTGTCCATTTACCGACAAGGCTATGAACCGGCTGTGACACTGGGGTGACTGTCCAATGACCGCTGTATGACAGGTGTTGTCAGTGCAGGTCGATTTGTCACGGGGTGTAACGGCGAGGTGCTTCCATGTATATTTCTGAATTGCATGTATAATTGCTGTTACATCGGGTTGCCTGTATTGTCAGGGGCTGTAAGCAACCGAAACCGGAATAACAAAACCAGAGATGGATGGCGTGGAACAGACGAACGAAAGTTGGCGAATTCTCATTGTTGAGGACGACGAACGGCTCGCAGAGCTGACCCGTGAATATCTGGAAAGCAATGGACTGATCGTAAGCCTTGAGGCAAACGGTTCGGCAGCGGTCGAACGGATCCGCAGCGAGCAGCCGGATCTGGTGGTTCTGGACCTGATGTTGCCCGGTGAAGATGGCCTGTCGGTCTGTCGCAAGGTGCGTCCGTTCTATAACGGCCCGATCATCATGCTCACCGCCCGTACCGATGACCTGGACCAGGTGCTCGGGTTGGAGATGGGTGCTGACGACTACATCAGCAAGCCAGTCAAGCCGAGGGTCCTGCTGGCGCGTATCCGTGCCATGCTGAGGCGGGTGACCGAATCCGGCCAGGGTGGTGGTGAAGAGGCTGCCGGTGAGGAGCCGGTTCGACTCCAGTTCAATGACCTGATCGTGGACCGCTCCATGCGGGAAGCCTGGCTCAGTGACCAGAGCATTGACCTGACCAGCGCTGAGTTCGACCTGCTCTGGTTGCTGGCCAGCAACGCCGGTCGCGTGCTGAGTCGTGAAGAGATATTTACCGCTCTCCGGGGCATTGAATACGATGGTCAGGACCGTTCAATTGATGTCCGGGTGTCGCGGATCCGCCCGAAGATCGGTGATGATCCTATCCATCCGCGCCGGATCAAGACCGTTCGCAGCAAGGGCTACCTGTTTGTGAAGGAAGCCTGACGTTCCTGTTGCCGGCTCCGAACCCCGGGCAGTATGGGGGCGGGGCGGGCCTGCCAGGATTCCTGACATGTCCCTGAAGCTTTTCCTCAAACTTTACGCCCGTCTTGCCGGTGTGGCCGCACTGGTGGTTCTCGTGTGTATTGTCCTGTTCAATGGCCTCAACTCCGTCCGGCACCAGTTCTGGCTGGAGCGCTTTCCCGAACCCCTGATGCGATGGCTGGCCGCGACACCGTCGCCGGAGCAGCAGTATCACTGGTTGGCTGCCTGGTATGACCTGAAAAACCGTCGCCCCGAAGACATGGAATTATCACCGGTGATTGGTGAGCGCCTGGGCTATGGACAGGTTGTGGCGGAAGATGCACCGATCGGTTACCGGCTTATGGTCGAGACCCCGGGCGGGACCATCCTGCAGATGCGCTTTGAAGAGCCATACCTGGACGTTTCCAGGGCCCTGGCCCTCGTTGTCCGTTGGCACCTGGAGTCGGTGAACAGGGTGGGGCGGGAAGACATGGCAGTACGCCTGGCCAGTCACCTGGGAGTGTCCATCGAATGGCTGGATGAGGCCGGGATGTTGCCCCCCGGTCCGGTGTTGCAGCAGATTACCGAGCAGGATGTGGTGTTGTACGGGCCGGATCACGGAAACCGTCGCGACGCCCTGTTGAGACTGAGTGACGGCGCCCTGGTGAATGTGGAGCTGCCGGCCCCGTTCTCGGCCTACGGATGGCCCGTAATCACTCTCCTGGTATTACTCGTTGGCGGCGTTCTGGCCCTGGCTTTGTGGCTGGCGATCAAGGCCGTGGACAACAATCTTCGGCAGGTGGAATCGGTGGCCGTCCGTATTGCCCGGGGTGAGATGGGAGCGCGCGTCGACGCAGGCTCCGGCACCCTGGTCAGCCGGCTGGCGGCGGCCTTCAATGGCATGGCGGAGCATATCCAGCGTCTGGTCCAGGTTCAGCGCGAGATGATTCATGCCGTCTCCCATGAGCTGCGCACCCCGGTGGCCCGGATCCGTTTCGGGGTCCAGATGATCGAGGATTGCCAGGACCAGGACATGCTGCAGAAACAGCTGGAGGGGATTGATGGCGACATCCAGGAGCTGGATGAACTGATTGACGAGATTCTCACCTATGCCCGCCTGGAGCAGGGCGGTCCGGTGTTCTCGTTGCGGGAGCACTCGGTAACGGAGGTTGTGCGCCAGGTAGTTTCCGAGCAGCGATTGATTCGCCCGAACCTCAGCATCGAGAGTGATATAGACGAAGACACCGAGCGTTGCTCGTTGTCGGATATCGAACCAAGGTACATCCACAGGGCGATCCAGAACCTGGTGGGTAATGCCGGGCGTTATGCCAACGGCCGCGTTCTGGTTCGTTGCCGCATTGATGAGGACAACTGCCGGGTGGATGTGGAGGATGACGGCCCGGGGGTCCCCGAAGAGGATTGGGAGAAGGTCTTTACCGCGTTTGCCCGGCTAGATGACAGCCGGACGCGGACCTCGGGCGGCTACGGACTGGGTTTGTCCATAGTTCGCCGAATCCTCTATTGGCATGGTGGCCAGGCCTTCGTCAGCCGGAGCGATGAGCTTGGCGGCGCACGCTTCAGCCTGGTCTGGCCGAGGCGAAAGCCGGCGGATTCGGTTTTGTGAACCAGGCCTCACTGCCTCACCTGATGTAACAAAGCTGCTACATAACGCCAACTGACGGTTTTTCCCCGGATGCCCATAATTAAAAGCGTAAGGGATGACTTTTGAGGTTGTAGTTCTTACGAACTTTCCTTGTTTCATTCGTCATTTAAGGGCCGGTTTTTCCGGCCCTTTTTTTATGCCCTTCCTCCCGTTTCCGGCCCCTGCGCCTCTCCTTCAATGGTTTCTGCTGGTAGACTTGCGGAAAACAAAGGAGGCTTGCCATGACCCGCTACCTGCTTGCGATTGACCAGGGAACCACCAGCTCGCGCGCGATCATCTTCGACCCATCCGGTACCATCGTGGGCGTGGCCCAGCAGGAGTTCCACCAGTACTTTCCCCGTGACGGCTGGGTCGAGCACGGTGCGCTTGAAATCTGGGACAGCACCCTGACGGTCTGCCGGTCCGCCCTGGAAAGGGCGGGAATCGACGCGGCGGATGTCGCAGGTATCGGGATTACCAACCAGCGCGAGACCACGGTTATCTGGGAACGGGCGACCGGCAAGCCGATCCACCACGCCATCGTCTGGCAGGATCGCCGAACCGCCTCCTGGTGCACCAAGCTCAAGGAGGATGGCTTTGAAAATGTGGTGGTGGAGCGCACAGGCCTGCTGATTGATCCCTACTTTTCCTCCACCAAGATCTCCTGGATCCTTGATAATGTTGAGGGCGCTCGGGCCCGGGCGGAAGCCGGGGAGCTTGCCTTCGGGACGGTGGACAGCTGGCTGCTCTGGAACCTGACCGGCGGCCGCTCCCATTACACCGACGCCACCAATGCCTCCCGTACCGCCCTGTTCAATATCCACACCCAGAGCTGGGACGATACGCTGCTGGACCTGTTCCGCGTGCCCCGTCAACTGCTGCCCGAGGTGCTGGACTGCGCCGCGGACTTCGGCACCACCGAGAGGGAATGGCTGGGCGCGGAGCTTCAGGTGGCGGGCATTGCCGGCGACCAGCACGCCGCCCTGATCGGACAGGCCTGCTTCGAGCCCGGCATGGCCAAGAGCACCTACGGCACGGGTTGCTTCCTGATGCTCAATACTGGCGACACGGCCCTGCGGTCCGAGAACCGGTTATTGACCACCATGTCGTACCGGCTCGACGGCAAGCCGACCTATGCGGTGGAGGGCAGTATTTTTGTGGCCGGGGCGGCCATGCAGTGGTTGCGGGACGGTCTCGGCCTGATTGCTCATGCCGGCGAGTCCTTGGCCCATGCCGAGCGTGTGGGGGTGGAGAACGCGGTATACCTGGTTCCGGCTTTCACGGGGCTGGGCGCCCCCCACTGGGATCCCCACGCCCGCGGGGCGATCATGGGCCTGACCCGGGATACCGGAATCGGGGAAATCGTGACGGCGGGGTTGCAGTCCGTGTGCTATCAGACCAAGGACCTGGTGCGGGCCATCCAGAATGACGGCGCCCGCCTGGAATCCCTGCGTGTGGATGGCGGCATGGCGGTGAATGACTGGGTCATGCAGTTCCTGGCGGACATTCTCAATGTCACCGTGGACCGGCCGCGGATCACCGAAACCACCGCTCTGGGCGCCGCCTACCTGGCCGGTTTGCAGACCGGCGTCTACAGCAGTCTGGAGGAGATTTCCCGGCTTTGGGAGTGCGAGCGCCAGTTCCGTCCGGACATGAGGCCGTCACTGCGGGAATCCCTGTATGCCGGTTGGCTGGACGCGGTCGACCGGGTGTGTAACCGCTAAAGAATCTCAGCCAGTGCGCTCAAAGGCAATCAGGTGGTCGGCCTCGACCCGGACCGGTACCTGCTCACCCAGATGGAAGTCCAGGTGGCTCCGGAACAGGGCTTCGAACTCGGTTTCCTCGGAACAGCGGAAGCGGTAAAGGGTCGAGGTACCGGCAAAGGTTTTTTCCACCACCTTCGGGCGCAGGTCCGAGTTCTCGTCGAAGACGATGTCGTCCGGCCGGATGAGTACGTCTACCAGAGTGCCCGGTTCCCACTTATAAGCCCGGTTGCCGTGGATAATACCCAGCTCCGACTCGATGGTGTCGGGCCCGAGGGCCTTGCCCGGTATGAACCCGCCCTGGCCGACGAAACTGGCCACAAACCGGTTTGCCGGCTCGTGGTACAGGTTATAGGGCACATCCCACTGGAGCAGTTCGCCACCTTTCAGTACCGCGACCTGATCACACATGGCAAAGGCTTCCTGCTGGTCATGAGTG
Coding sequences:
- a CDS encoding peptidylprolyl isomerase, which gives rise to MQEPDTKPDVFTVHYVLKNKAGELVDTSEGSEPLHFVYGSPEIIKGIQEAVKDRNVGDCLEVTIPPSMAYGEHREELVRKVPRSLFEGVENLQVGMKFQTNTGDEAQVVQVVGIDGNLVKVDANHPLAGFTLYFDLEIVGRREATEDEIAQGRPLF
- a CDS encoding lysophospholipid acyltransferase family protein, with the translated sequence MIGSLRLAIRLGVFTLFLAAITVLALALRVGDVMTGKKLDRTPWAGRCFRGAGRCLGLDIRWHGPTPQANSLVVSNHISWCDIPILGGLAPVRFLSKAEVAEWPLIGWLARQAGTLFIKRGGGQARQVKSAIRSTLASGESVLIFPEGTTSAGLTVLPFHGLLLSAAREANVTIQPATICYRREGRPDHVAPFIGDDAFHSHLIRLLKNPASRVDVLFHEPVATTDALKSSELARQLQETVLDGLHRLQAGEADRAVAPIRTGVVPGLSRLR
- a CDS encoding GNAT family N-acyltransferase is translated as MTAQTAKARQSSRQLRTDITRDPATIEQAQRLRYEVFSAEYGSDLGATTPGIDADAYDTLCDHLIVTDSRTGNLIATTRVLPQSRIREVSEFYSAGEFDLSALASLSGSVAELGRTCVHPDYRNGATISLLWATLAEYLIKHGIDYLIGCASIGMSDGGHKAWRIANHLQATYLADESFRVTPLRELPHLTNAPATDRPVDVPPLIRAYMRLGARVCGAPCWDPEFRCADLLVLLEVDNLAARYSRHFMGRAS
- a CDS encoding response regulator; translation: MDGVEQTNESWRILIVEDDERLAELTREYLESNGLIVSLEANGSAAVERIRSEQPDLVVLDLMLPGEDGLSVCRKVRPFYNGPIIMLTARTDDLDQVLGLEMGADDYISKPVKPRVLLARIRAMLRRVTESGQGGGEEAAGEEPVRLQFNDLIVDRSMREAWLSDQSIDLTSAEFDLLWLLASNAGRVLSREEIFTALRGIEYDGQDRSIDVRVSRIRPKIGDDPIHPRRIKTVRSKGYLFVKEA
- a CDS encoding ATP-binding protein, with protein sequence MSLKLFLKLYARLAGVAALVVLVCIVLFNGLNSVRHQFWLERFPEPLMRWLAATPSPEQQYHWLAAWYDLKNRRPEDMELSPVIGERLGYGQVVAEDAPIGYRLMVETPGGTILQMRFEEPYLDVSRALALVVRWHLESVNRVGREDMAVRLASHLGVSIEWLDEAGMLPPGPVLQQITEQDVVLYGPDHGNRRDALLRLSDGALVNVELPAPFSAYGWPVITLLVLLVGGVLALALWLAIKAVDNNLRQVESVAVRIARGEMGARVDAGSGTLVSRLAAAFNGMAEHIQRLVQVQREMIHAVSHELRTPVARIRFGVQMIEDCQDQDMLQKQLEGIDGDIQELDELIDEILTYARLEQGGPVFSLREHSVTEVVRQVVSEQRLIRPNLSIESDIDEDTERCSLSDIEPRYIHRAIQNLVGNAGRYANGRVLVRCRIDEDNCRVDVEDDGPGVPEEDWEKVFTAFARLDDSRTRTSGGYGLGLSIVRRILYWHGGQAFVSRSDELGGARFSLVWPRRKPADSVL
- the glpK gene encoding glycerol kinase GlpK; translation: MTRYLLAIDQGTTSSRAIIFDPSGTIVGVAQQEFHQYFPRDGWVEHGALEIWDSTLTVCRSALERAGIDAADVAGIGITNQRETTVIWERATGKPIHHAIVWQDRRTASWCTKLKEDGFENVVVERTGLLIDPYFSSTKISWILDNVEGARARAEAGELAFGTVDSWLLWNLTGGRSHYTDATNASRTALFNIHTQSWDDTLLDLFRVPRQLLPEVLDCAADFGTTEREWLGAELQVAGIAGDQHAALIGQACFEPGMAKSTYGTGCFLMLNTGDTALRSENRLLTTMSYRLDGKPTYAVEGSIFVAGAAMQWLRDGLGLIAHAGESLAHAERVGVENAVYLVPAFTGLGAPHWDPHARGAIMGLTRDTGIGEIVTAGLQSVCYQTKDLVRAIQNDGARLESLRVDGGMAVNDWVMQFLADILNVTVDRPRITETTALGAAYLAGLQTGVYSSLEEISRLWECERQFRPDMRPSLRESLYAGWLDAVDRVCNR